A genomic stretch from Bacillus sp. E(2018) includes:
- a CDS encoding PepSY domain-containing protein, which produces MNWRNLILAGLTGAAIGYVVTKKQTETITPEKALKQLKEKASEHYRISGAWIMVKAEEKNVHGLPYSVYKGGFSNSSPGKEASHYEFLIDASTGSLLELIQK; this is translated from the coding sequence ATGAATTGGAGAAACCTGATTCTAGCAGGCCTTACAGGTGCTGCAATCGGTTATGTTGTTACAAAAAAGCAGACAGAGACCATCACACCCGAAAAAGCGTTAAAACAATTGAAAGAAAAAGCAAGTGAACATTACAGAATTTCTGGAGCCTGGATCATGGTTAAAGCAGAAGAAAAGAACGTACATGGCCTTCCTTACTCTGTTTATAAAGGTGGCTTTTCAAACTCATCACCTGGAAAGGAAGCGTCGCATTACGAATTCTTAATTGATGCTTCAACAGGAAGTCTGTTAGAGCTCATTCAAAAATAA
- the queD gene encoding 6-carboxytetrahydropterin synthase QueD encodes MTYKIPTDVQKLGRDIKSEQLKYHNKRVAVCKEFTFDAAHHLHCYDGKCKNLHGHTYKLVITMSGFVNSIGIAVDFGEIKEIFKSAIDSKLDHHYLNEVLPPMNTTAENMIVWIWEQIDLQLNERGLSEQGHRIEELKLYETPTSYAVMKREWMVENDV; translated from the coding sequence ATGACTTATAAAATTCCAACAGATGTTCAAAAACTTGGCCGTGACATTAAGAGCGAGCAATTAAAATACCATAATAAGCGGGTTGCCGTATGCAAAGAGTTTACGTTTGATGCAGCTCATCATTTGCATTGCTATGATGGAAAATGTAAAAATCTCCACGGTCACACATACAAACTCGTGATTACCATGAGTGGCTTTGTGAATTCAATCGGTATAGCTGTTGATTTTGGAGAGATTAAAGAGATTTTCAAATCAGCGATAGACAGCAAATTAGATCATCACTATTTAAATGAAGTTCTTCCTCCGATGAATACGACTGCTGAGAATATGATCGTTTGGATTTGGGAGCAAATCGATCTCCAACTGAACGAGAGAGGACTAAGTGAGCAAGGTCATAGAATAGAAGAACTTAAATTATATGAGACACCAACTAGCTATGCTGTCATGAAAAGAGAATGGATGGTGGAAAATGATGTTTGA
- a CDS encoding radical SAM protein translates to MMFDLPSRDIWKHWKVPMVEIFETVEGEGLQAGYPTVFVRVFHCNLRCTWCDTTYSYAPAKPEFEATIEEIVNTIKSFRSQRICFTGGEPLIHREKSAALLLAMADLDHIVDIHIETNGAIDIQPFEQLRNSHHDLQKKMRFVMDYKLPASGEMERMHLDNFKELQHQDEIKFVVGSENDFEITKQVVSEHYRNGQISVSPVWESMPPRRLVELLLENPLPNAKLSLQLHKVIWHPEERGV, encoded by the coding sequence ATGATGTTTGATCTGCCGTCTAGAGACATTTGGAAGCACTGGAAAGTTCCTATGGTTGAAATCTTTGAAACAGTAGAAGGTGAAGGACTACAAGCTGGGTATCCAACGGTTTTTGTACGTGTCTTTCATTGCAATCTTCGCTGTACGTGGTGTGATACGACATACAGTTATGCACCTGCTAAACCAGAATTTGAAGCTACAATAGAAGAAATTGTGAATACGATTAAGTCGTTTCGATCGCAACGAATCTGTTTTACTGGTGGAGAGCCTTTAATCCATCGAGAAAAATCAGCTGCCTTACTATTAGCGATGGCTGACTTGGATCATATTGTTGATATCCACATTGAAACGAACGGAGCTATCGATATCCAGCCATTTGAGCAACTACGTAACTCTCATCATGATCTTCAAAAAAAGATGAGGTTTGTGATGGACTACAAGCTCCCAGCTTCAGGTGAGATGGAAAGAATGCATTTGGATAATTTTAAAGAGCTTCAGCACCAAGACGAAATCAAATTTGTTGTTGGATCAGAGAACGATTTTGAGATAACGAAACAAGTCGTCTCTGAACATTACCGAAATGGTCAGATCTCTGTAAGTCCTGTCTGGGAGAGCATGCCTCCGAGACGTCTTGTTGAACTATTATTAGAGAATCCTCTGCCAAATGCAAAGCTCAGTCTTCAACTTCATAAAGTAATTTGGCATCCAGAAGAGAGAGGGGTTTAA
- the queC gene encoding 7-cyano-7-deazaguanine synthase QueC, with protein sequence MNKKAVIVLSGGLDSTTCMGIAKAEGYDLYPITFHYGQRHNREVEQAIEVGKYYGVTDHRIVDLTFLKDIGGSALTDEKVDVPTEAEEGIPVTYVPARNMIFLSLASAYAEVIGATAVYTGVSAVDFSGYPDCRPEFIQSMEETINLATKAGVTGKNISVETPLISLSKKETIEKGLSLEVPYDLTTSCYNGKEAACGKCDSCFLRLKGFKEAGAVDPIKYEI encoded by the coding sequence ATGAACAAAAAAGCGGTTATTGTTTTAAGTGGAGGACTTGATAGTACAACTTGCATGGGTATTGCAAAAGCGGAAGGATATGACCTGTACCCGATTACTTTTCACTATGGGCAGCGTCATAATCGAGAAGTTGAACAAGCGATCGAAGTCGGCAAATATTATGGTGTAACAGATCATAGAATCGTAGACCTTACCTTTTTAAAAGATATAGGCGGAAGTGCACTGACTGATGAAAAAGTAGATGTTCCAACTGAGGCAGAAGAAGGCATACCTGTAACTTACGTACCTGCTAGAAACATGATTTTCTTATCGCTCGCAAGCGCTTATGCAGAAGTAATTGGAGCAACAGCTGTTTATACAGGTGTTTCAGCGGTTGACTTCAGTGGCTATCCAGATTGCCGTCCAGAATTCATTCAGAGTATGGAAGAAACGATCAACTTAGCTACAAAAGCCGGTGTAACTGGAAAAAACATCTCAGTGGAAACACCACTGATCTCTCTTTCAAAAAAAGAGACAATTGAAAAAGGTCTTTCTCTTGAAGTGCCATACGATCTCACAACCTCTTGCTATAATGGGAAAGAAGCAGCTTGCGGAAAATGTGACAGCTGTTTTTTACGTTTAAAAGGTTTTAAAGAAGCTGGAGCAGTGGATCCGATCAAATACGAAATCTAG
- a CDS encoding M42 family metallopeptidase: MNKETLDLFKTLTELPGAPGFERDVRKFVRKEIEPVSDEIIQDGLGSIFGVKKGNGPKIMVAGHMDEVGFMVTKITKNGMLKFQELGGWWSQVLLAQRVNIYTDKGDVITGIIGSTPPHLLSEDQRNRPMGIKNMYIDIGADNDQEVLNLGVRPGQQIVPICPFTPMSNPKKIMAKAWDNRYGVGLAIELLKELKDETLPNELYSGATVQEEVGLRGSKTAANLIKPDLFFALDASPANDMMGDKSEFGQLGKGALLRILDRTMVTHRGMREYILDTAETHKIPYQYFISQGGTDAGSVHISGNGVPSAVIGICSRYIHTHASMIHVDDYAAAKELLLKLVKTADESTLKTILENS; the protein is encoded by the coding sequence ATGAATAAAGAAACACTCGACTTGTTTAAAACACTGACAGAATTGCCTGGTGCTCCGGGCTTTGAAAGAGATGTTCGAAAGTTTGTTCGAAAAGAGATCGAACCTGTATCAGATGAAATTATTCAAGATGGTCTTGGCAGCATCTTTGGTGTGAAAAAAGGAAACGGTCCAAAGATTATGGTAGCTGGACATATGGATGAAGTAGGTTTCATGGTTACGAAGATCACGAAGAACGGTATGCTTAAATTTCAAGAGTTGGGTGGCTGGTGGAGCCAAGTTCTATTAGCTCAACGTGTAAATATTTACACAGATAAAGGTGATGTTATAACGGGTATTATCGGCTCAACTCCACCTCATCTTCTTTCTGAAGATCAGCGTAACAGACCGATGGGTATTAAGAATATGTACATAGATATTGGCGCAGATAACGATCAAGAAGTTCTTAACCTGGGTGTAAGACCTGGGCAGCAAATCGTTCCGATCTGTCCGTTTACACCGATGTCCAATCCGAAGAAAATCATGGCGAAAGCATGGGACAATCGATACGGTGTAGGGTTAGCGATTGAATTATTAAAAGAGTTAAAGGATGAAACGTTGCCTAACGAATTGTATAGTGGTGCTACTGTTCAAGAAGAAGTTGGACTAAGAGGCTCAAAAACGGCAGCAAACTTGATTAAACCTGACCTGTTTTTTGCATTAGACGCAAGTCCGGCGAATGACATGATGGGAGATAAAAGTGAATTTGGACAACTAGGAAAAGGTGCGTTGTTAAGAATTCTAGATCGAACGATGGTTACTCACCGTGGTATGAGAGAATATATCCTTGATACAGCTGAAACGCATAAAATTCCCTACCAATATTTCATCTCACAAGGTGGAACAGATGCAGGCAGTGTACATATCTCCGGAAACGGAGTACCTTCTGCAGTAATCGGAATCTGTTCACGTTATATTCATACACATGCTTCAATGATACATGTGGATGATTATGCTGCTGCCAAAGAATTGCTTCTCAAACTTGTTAAAACAGCAGATGAATCTACATTAAAAACGATCTTAGAAAATAGTTGA
- a CDS encoding DUF84 family protein encodes MKIGIGSHNPAKIRASQPFIKYFAEAELVSYSSDSLVSAQPFSDEETKIGAINRAKDCVKQGADIGIGFEGGVMEMEDGMYLCNWGAVADQDGNVFSAAGARILLPSLIVTGLKQGKELGTLMSELTRDPEIRKKDGAIGVFTSGMLSRSEMFWHISLILLGQYIYNMSK; translated from the coding sequence ATGAAAATCGGAATCGGATCACATAACCCTGCAAAGATTAGAGCATCTCAGCCATTTATTAAGTATTTTGCAGAAGCAGAACTCGTATCTTATTCTTCTGATTCTTTAGTTTCTGCTCAGCCTTTTTCTGATGAGGAAACGAAGATCGGTGCTATCAACCGAGCTAAAGATTGTGTGAAGCAAGGGGCAGACATCGGTATTGGTTTTGAAGGCGGTGTTATGGAGATGGAAGATGGTATGTATTTATGTAACTGGGGAGCAGTGGCTGACCAAGATGGAAACGTTTTTTCAGCTGCAGGAGCTCGTATCTTGCTGCCTTCATTGATCGTAACAGGTCTTAAGCAGGGTAAGGAACTAGGAACATTGATGAGTGAGCTAACAAGAGACCCTGAGATCAGAAAAAAGGATGGAGCAATAGGTGTTTTTACTAGCGGTATGCTGTCTCGGAGTGAGATGTTCTGGCATATTTCACTCATCCTTTTAGGGCAATATATTTACAACATGAGCAAATAA
- the mltG gene encoding endolytic transglycosylase MltG produces the protein MNSNAKRRLIILGILIILCLVWIIYEVTPPDGSAEKAFVIKDNSDFKTISKLLEDDEFIKSPILFSVYASVTGMKSKVVSGEHTIKQGEGFKEILQDLSTLENETEAIEVIVPEGLTVLEIADVLNKSGIVDKNQFLDVARSWNTLTEEQQEQLGINKEVKKSNKKFAVEGLLFPDTYYFRKNMKPDEVIHQMTERMVEATKELTIHTKQTPYEMITLASIIEKEALLNEEKRRIAGVFVNRLEEGKKLQSCSTVQYLLEKPKATLKRKDLKIQSPYNTYIYKGLPPGPISSPDLPSLKAAADPEDHDYYYFVAKQDGTWSHFFSKTYKEHSKYTQLSGNY, from the coding sequence TTGAACTCAAATGCAAAAAGAAGGCTGATTATTCTTGGTATCCTCATCATTTTATGTCTTGTTTGGATCATATATGAAGTGACACCACCGGATGGTTCAGCAGAAAAGGCTTTCGTTATAAAAGATAATAGCGATTTTAAAACGATATCGAAGCTTTTAGAAGATGATGAATTTATTAAAAGTCCTATTTTGTTTTCCGTTTATGCTTCAGTTACAGGGATGAAGAGTAAAGTGGTATCGGGTGAACACACGATTAAACAGGGAGAAGGATTTAAAGAAATACTTCAAGATTTGTCTACATTGGAAAATGAAACAGAAGCTATAGAAGTGATTGTTCCAGAGGGGTTAACTGTATTAGAGATTGCAGATGTATTAAATAAGTCTGGAATTGTAGACAAAAACCAATTTCTTGATGTAGCAAGATCGTGGAATACACTAACTGAAGAACAGCAAGAACAATTAGGAATAAATAAGGAAGTAAAAAAATCCAATAAAAAGTTTGCTGTGGAAGGACTCCTTTTTCCAGATACGTATTATTTTAGAAAGAATATGAAACCGGACGAAGTGATTCATCAAATGACGGAAAGAATGGTTGAAGCAACGAAGGAATTAACCATTCATACAAAGCAGACTCCTTATGAAATGATCACGTTAGCTTCTATTATTGAGAAGGAAGCTCTATTGAACGAAGAAAAGCGAAGAATTGCTGGTGTTTTTGTCAATCGTTTAGAAGAAGGTAAGAAGCTGCAATCGTGTTCCACCGTTCAATATCTGCTTGAAAAACCTAAAGCAACTTTAAAAAGAAAAGACCTTAAAATTCAAAGTCCTTACAATACGTATATTTATAAAGGTTTACCGCCAGGGCCGATTTCCAGTCCGGATCTTCCCTCACTAAAAGCGGCCGCAGATCCTGAAGATCATGACTATTATTACTTTGTTGCAAAACAGGATGGCACATGGAGTCATTTCTTTTCAAAAACGTATAAAGAACATAGCAAATATACGCAATTGAGTGGAAATTATTAA
- a CDS encoding methyl-accepting chemotaxis protein produces MNLSIRRRVRLMLFISLAGMVLLLAFIGLFLWQNTQMEEERDSVQLTLRSSNDIQSTFNEVRKLEQEYLRDPSTESKEKVLSLLNNLQKETSKVAKETNSSSIKGIEKDLSAYQTSFNSATSLTTQLNSLKQMMTETSNNFYRSVKAMNDQALLITLLQMQTYEKDVHIKYDSTTVESFKESAQTFDRMLDEKNLPADQLSTFKSNLLKYTTSADTIQSITKKIGDDISTFEKIANVVDQSTKDAESKLQKENVELTKNQKSVKFWLTIGLIGLSVVILSILSVIGVWLLRSIQSSISVLKEGASIIGDGDLSYRVETNSKDEMEELAQTFNRMAEKMQKSMNEVKDAAEKLTSSSQNLAAVSEETTAQSDEVTEAISQVATGAQSQADHLQECTLLLSDVTGYIKETASISDEIASDAIQAENDGKAGSNIVHQLNIHSENFLELAQSLISEIQDASKQSKQINSIVETIQEIAGSTDLLALNAAIESARAGEAGRGFSVVASEVRKLAERSKNEALRIQQLVKSMTNQMELLSKETVRFEQYRVDQVESVQQTEKAFSSIIHNVSQINGRISLVKSAIGRVESANENLSEKLFEVSAISEESVATSEQVSASSIHQKEAIHQVNIAATELQEIALTLQEEVDQFSLGERESLITDQKLGFMDTYHEAAATVDDSDMEEFEVQDNEYREEIETDREVTPNHLVEEEDLENDSESVHSLDHETKKED; encoded by the coding sequence ATGAACTTGTCGATACGAAGAAGAGTGCGACTGATGCTTTTCATCAGTTTAGCCGGAATGGTACTATTACTTGCATTTATTGGATTATTTTTATGGCAGAACACCCAAATGGAAGAAGAAAGAGATTCAGTACAATTAACATTACGTTCTAGTAATGATATTCAGAGCACATTTAATGAAGTGCGTAAACTTGAACAAGAGTATTTAAGAGACCCTAGCACAGAGTCTAAAGAAAAGGTGCTTTCTTTATTAAATAACTTACAAAAGGAAACAAGTAAAGTAGCAAAAGAAACGAACAGTTCTTCAATTAAAGGAATAGAAAAAGACTTGTCTGCTTATCAAACGTCATTTAATTCTGCCACAAGTCTTACCACTCAACTTAACTCATTAAAGCAGATGATGACCGAAACATCTAACAACTTTTATAGATCAGTAAAAGCCATGAACGACCAAGCTTTATTGATCACACTACTGCAGATGCAAACGTATGAAAAAGATGTTCATATTAAGTATGACAGCACGACGGTTGAGAGCTTTAAGGAAAGTGCTCAGACGTTTGATCGAATGTTAGATGAAAAAAATCTGCCAGCGGATCAGTTGTCTACGTTTAAATCAAATTTATTAAAATATACAACTTCTGCAGATACGATCCAATCGATCACAAAAAAAATCGGGGATGATATTTCGACTTTTGAAAAGATCGCTAATGTTGTAGATCAATCAACGAAAGATGCAGAAAGTAAATTGCAGAAGGAAAATGTAGAACTAACGAAAAACCAAAAATCAGTTAAGTTCTGGCTGACGATTGGTTTAATTGGATTAAGTGTCGTAATCTTATCGATATTAAGTGTGATCGGTGTTTGGCTATTACGCTCAATTCAATCGTCTATCTCAGTTTTAAAAGAAGGTGCTTCCATTATTGGTGATGGTGACCTCTCTTACAGAGTAGAGACGAATTCTAAAGATGAAATGGAAGAACTAGCTCAAACCTTCAATCGCATGGCTGAAAAAATGCAAAAGTCCATGAACGAAGTAAAAGATGCAGCTGAAAAACTTACGAGCTCATCTCAAAACTTAGCAGCCGTATCAGAAGAAACTACCGCACAAAGTGATGAAGTAACAGAAGCGATCTCACAAGTCGCAACAGGAGCTCAAAGTCAAGCTGATCACCTGCAAGAATGTACGCTTCTCCTTTCTGACGTGACTGGATATATAAAAGAAACGGCTTCGATCAGTGACGAGATTGCTTCAGATGCCATTCAGGCTGAGAACGATGGAAAAGCAGGATCCAATATCGTTCATCAACTAAATATCCATTCTGAGAACTTTTTAGAATTAGCCCAAAGTTTGATCTCAGAGATTCAAGATGCAAGTAAACAATCCAAACAGATCAATTCCATTGTTGAAACGATCCAAGAGATCGCTGGAAGTACAGACCTGCTTGCCCTTAATGCAGCCATAGAATCCGCAAGAGCTGGTGAAGCCGGAAGAGGCTTTTCAGTCGTTGCCAGTGAAGTTCGAAAGCTTGCTGAGCGTTCTAAGAATGAAGCACTAAGAATTCAACAGCTTGTTAAATCGATGACAAATCAAATGGAATTGTTATCAAAAGAAACGGTGCGCTTTGAACAATACCGAGTTGATCAAGTTGAATCTGTTCAACAGACAGAAAAAGCGTTCTCGAGCATCATTCACAATGTTTCTCAGATTAACGGAAGGATCTCACTAGTCAAAAGTGCGATTGGTCGTGTTGAATCCGCTAATGAAAACTTATCTGAAAAGCTCTTTGAAGTAAGTGCGATCTCTGAGGAATCTGTTGCTACAAGTGAACAAGTTAGTGCTTCAAGTATTCACCAAAAAGAAGCGATCCACCAAGTAAACATTGCTGCAACAGAACTGCAAGAAATTGCGCTTACTTTACAAGAAGAAGTAGACCAATTTTCCTTAGGTGAGAGAGAATCTCTAATCACTGACCAAAAGTTAGGATTTATGGATACTTACCATGAAGCTGCAGCTACAGTTGACGATAGTGATATGGAAGAGTTTGAAGTTCAAGACAATGAATACAGAGAAGAAATTGAAACAGACAGAGAAGTAACTCCTAATCACCTTGTTGAAGAAGAGGATTTAGAGAATGATTCGGAGTCTGTTCATTCTTTAGATCATGAAACTAAAAAAGAAGACTAA
- a CDS encoding PTS sugar transporter subunit IIC — MRDFLNKKGVSLSPKTYFITGFQYFALGLMASLIVGLILKTIGEQLALPFFTDMGQLAMTLMGPVIGTAVAYGLKAPPLVIFSAGIAGAAGADLGSVAGCYVASLIAVEVGKLVSEETKFDILITPAVTILTGFTIATFIGPGIDQFMKAFGQLVMWSTDQRPLIMGILVAILLGFALTGPISSAAIAMMLGLEGLAAGAATIGCAAQMIGFATSSYRENGFGGFLTQGIGTSKLQFPNVVRNPYILIPPTVAGILLAPIGTLYFQMENIPAGAGMGTSGLVGQIMTLRTMGFTFETFLAIFILHFIGPIIISLILSEWLRKKGYIKFGDMKLNQ; from the coding sequence ATGAGGGATTTTTTAAATAAAAAAGGGGTAAGTCTTTCACCTAAAACGTATTTTATTACCGGGTTTCAATATTTCGCACTAGGATTGATGGCTTCGCTTATCGTAGGACTTATTCTTAAAACGATTGGTGAGCAATTAGCTCTTCCATTCTTTACAGATATGGGACAATTAGCGATGACTTTGATGGGTCCAGTAATTGGTACAGCTGTGGCGTATGGCTTAAAAGCACCTCCACTCGTTATATTCTCAGCAGGTATAGCGGGGGCCGCAGGCGCAGACCTGGGGAGTGTAGCCGGATGTTATGTAGCATCATTAATCGCTGTAGAAGTAGGAAAGCTAGTATCTGAAGAAACAAAGTTTGATATTTTAATTACACCTGCAGTTACGATTTTGACAGGGTTTACGATTGCCACATTTATTGGACCAGGAATCGATCAATTCATGAAGGCGTTTGGCCAGCTCGTTATGTGGTCAACCGATCAGCGTCCTTTGATCATGGGAATCTTAGTAGCCATACTGCTCGGATTTGCATTAACAGGTCCGATATCATCAGCTGCAATAGCGATGATGCTTGGCTTAGAGGGCCTAGCCGCTGGTGCAGCAACAATCGGTTGTGCCGCACAAATGATTGGGTTTGCTACAAGTTCATACAGGGAAAATGGATTTGGAGGCTTTTTGACACAAGGGATCGGAACATCAAAACTACAGTTTCCGAATGTAGTGAGAAATCCTTATATCTTAATTCCGCCAACGGTTGCCGGTATCCTATTAGCACCCATTGGAACACTCTATTTTCAGATGGAGAATATTCCAGCCGGAGCAGGGATGGGTACGAGTGGTCTCGTAGGGCAAATTATGACGCTCAGGACAATGGGCTTTACCTTTGAAACGTTTCTTGCTATATTTATTTTGCATTTTATAGGACCAATTATCATTAGTCTTATACTCTCAGAATGGTTAAGAAAAAAAGGATATATTAAATTTGGCGATATGAAGCTGAATCAATAA
- a CDS encoding thioredoxin family protein — protein MENIKSIEQFKETIKKDVTIAVFSADWCPDCVVIKPILPEIEEEYSNYQFVYVDRDELIELCQELDIFGIPSFLAFKDGEEIGRYVNKERKTKEQIVTFLEELNIPSK, from the coding sequence ATGGAAAACATAAAATCGATCGAACAGTTTAAAGAAACAATTAAAAAAGATGTTACGATAGCTGTTTTTTCTGCAGACTGGTGCCCAGATTGTGTGGTAATCAAGCCGATTCTACCTGAGATCGAAGAAGAATATTCAAACTATCAATTTGTCTATGTGGATCGTGACGAACTGATCGAACTATGCCAAGAGCTTGATATTTTTGGTATTCCAAGCTTCCTAGCATTTAAAGACGGCGAAGAAATCGGACGTTATGTGAATAAAGAGAGAAAAACAAAAGAGCAGATTGTTACCTTTTTAGAAGAGCTTAACATTCCCTCAAAATAG
- the queF gene encoding preQ(1) synthase yields MAKVEVNHSKYEGIRFDIQDENVILVDILETIPYEYVGKDTMVTIPTTEFTSVCPWSGLPDFADIIISYIPNEDLVEMKSLKYYLTSYRNVGIYQEHATNRILEDLVKLLKPKYIKVVGNWNARGGLGTEVVVEYKEENSK; encoded by the coding sequence ATGGCTAAAGTTGAAGTAAATCACAGTAAATATGAAGGAATTCGTTTTGACATCCAAGATGAGAACGTAATCCTCGTTGATATATTAGAAACCATTCCTTATGAGTATGTAGGAAAAGATACAATGGTAACCATTCCTACAACTGAATTTACATCTGTGTGTCCTTGGTCAGGTCTTCCGGACTTTGCTGATATTATCATCAGCTACATTCCAAATGAAGATTTAGTAGAAATGAAGTCATTGAAGTATTATCTAACTTCATATCGTAACGTTGGAATCTACCAAGAGCATGCAACAAATCGTATTTTGGAAGATCTCGTGAAGCTGCTTAAACCTAAGTATATTAAAGTAGTTGGAAACTGGAACGCACGTGGCGGACTAGGAACAGAAGTAGTAGTAGAATATAAAGAAGAGAACAGCAAGTAA
- a CDS encoding DUF1444 family protein, with amino-acid sequence MSSSIKLKKTLQEKLMSPTREFLYDREEETLRITNKITGKGVSLSLGGLSARWSKEKDELINKLVYYVEEGLNAPSHEGEDSNSLSRIFPVIRSASFPVETPEGEELFYQEHTAETRIYYALDLGKTYKLLTNNKMRELKVEKSQILDSAKFNVKRLSTDHKADQVAGNTFFFLNHNDGYDASRILNIAFLEEMKKNISGEMAVAIPHQDVLIVADIKNKQGYDILAQMAMQFFMNGRVPITALPFMYDNKELEPVFILAKNRPIEEETTD; translated from the coding sequence ATGAGCAGTTCCATTAAACTAAAGAAAACCTTACAAGAGAAATTAATGAGTCCAACCCGGGAATTTTTATATGATAGAGAAGAGGAAACGCTGCGAATTACGAATAAGATAACGGGTAAAGGGGTCTCTTTATCTCTCGGTGGGCTCAGTGCACGCTGGTCGAAAGAAAAAGATGAGCTTATCAATAAACTTGTTTATTACGTAGAAGAAGGTTTGAACGCACCTTCTCATGAAGGCGAGGATTCTAATAGCTTATCCCGCATCTTTCCGGTCATTCGTTCTGCATCCTTTCCTGTAGAAACGCCAGAAGGAGAAGAACTATTCTATCAAGAACACACAGCAGAGACTAGAATATATTATGCTTTAGACCTAGGCAAAACCTACAAACTTCTTACGAATAATAAGATGAGAGAGTTAAAGGTTGAAAAGTCTCAAATACTTGATTCGGCAAAGTTCAATGTAAAGCGTTTATCAACAGATCATAAAGCAGATCAAGTTGCAGGAAATACGTTCTTCTTTTTAAACCATAACGATGGATATGATGCGAGCAGAATCCTAAACATTGCTTTCTTAGAAGAGATGAAGAAGAATATCTCAGGAGAAATGGCAGTAGCTATACCACACCAGGATGTTCTGATCGTTGCAGATATTAAGAATAAGCAAGGATACGATATCTTGGCTCAGATGGCGATGCAGTTCTTTATGAACGGAAGGGTGCCGATTACAGCTTTACCGTTTATGTATGACAACAAAGAGTTAGAACCTGTCTTTATTTTAGCTAAGAATAGACCAATAGAAGAAGAAACAACTGATTGA